From a single Poecilia reticulata strain Guanapo linkage group LG2, Guppy_female_1.0+MT, whole genome shotgun sequence genomic region:
- the LOC103479168 gene encoding G-protein coupled receptor 183 — protein MAAENFTSGPTEAPPNGSSCDVFVYQRAAVVLFPIFYSVVFIISVCGNCLVLCVICQRKQKFNSTSIYLVNLALSDALFTLALPGRITYYIRHFDWPFGDLLCRLTTLLFFANTYAGIGFMTCISLDRYLAMVHPHRLQCLRSTKVVRRVCCLVWFLVSLEVSPLLFRSMLHVRGDKRTCMEYFNFEGSRHTPYLLLLACFISFCCPLTVIMACYARINLKLRDAAKKNSVTGRTSRNHRANTIILLILLTFVLCFSPYHLNIMQFMFRKISHQPTCEELTAFKMSLQITVSLMNINCCLDPVIYFFAIKTYKKRVMSLFKDYLYTSAASSKVTAENSSSNT, from the exons ATGGCTGCTGAGAACTTTACCTCGGGTCCCACCGAAGCCCCTCCGAACGGCAGCAGCTGTGACGTCTTYGTCTACCAGAGGGCCGCGGTGGTCCTCTTCCCTATTTTCTACTCTGTCGTTTTTATCATCAGTGTGTGTGGGAACTGCCTGGTGCTYTGTGTCATCTGCCAGAGGAAGCAGAAGTTCAACTCCACGTCCATCTACTTGGTGAACCTCGCGCTGTCYGATGCTCTTTTCACGCTGGCGTTGCCAGGCAGAATCACCTACTACATCCGTCACTTTGACTGGCCCTTCGGTGACCTCCTCTGCAGACTCACCACGCTTCTCTTCTTTGCAAACACATATGCAG GCATCGGCTTCATGACCTGCATCAGCCTGGACAGGTACCTCGCCATGGTGCATCCTCACCGCCTGCAGTGCTTACGCAGCACGAAAGTTGTCCGCAGGGTCTGCTGCCTGGTCTGGTTTCTGGTGTCCCTGGAGGTCTCCCCACTGTTATTCCGCAGCATGCTGCACGTGAGGGGCGATAAGCGGACCTGCATGGAGTACTTTAACTTCGAGGGCTCCCGCCACACCCCTTACCTCTTACTCCTGGCRTGCTTTATCTCGTTTTGCTGCCCGCTCACGGTCATAATGGCGTGCTACGCTAGGATAAATCTGAAACTGCGGGATGCGGCCAAGAAGAACTCTGTGACGGGCCGAACGAGCCGAAACCACAGGGCCaacaccatcatcctcctcatcctcctcacGTTTGTCCTCTGCTTCAGCCCGTACCACCTCAACATAATGCAGTTCATGTTCAGAAAGATCAGCCATCAGCCGACTTGTGAGGAACTCACAGCCTTTAAGATGTCCTTGCAG ATCACGGTCTCGTTAATGAACATCAACTGCTGCCTGGATCCCGTCATCTACTTCTTTGCCATAAAGACGTACAAAAAGCGAGTGATGAGCCTGTTTAAGGACTATCTGTATACTTCCGCCGCCTCCTCCAAAGTGACAGCCGAGAATAGCAGCAGCAACACCTGA